The Pocillopora verrucosa isolate sample1 chromosome 14, ASM3666991v2, whole genome shotgun sequence genome has a segment encoding these proteins:
- the LOC136276767 gene encoding uncharacterized protein C7orf57 homolog — translation MAKPFYKPLDRPEREEIWYCYYVPRQKPDSKPIQRVPISQVPDLTNETTRLVTENKYRNVGRVLETDSKYVKLAKTGGRKNLLCYKENERENSGPKRYEVAAWYYHDSDMDKENELSEEERHNRYNVTYGKRCYKISQLEKPIVYQRPDYMTHLESEELIMSLGASHRIPDRPIFGFDRLSFWKRDEEEKSNKLPPLVVNENAREKSAQLGSPKKFVPTKKKVKLPKSSKKSQLSNNRKLFSSGYATEWHEKWYVKALKK, via the coding sequence ATGGCCAAGCCCTTTTACAAGCCTTTGGACAGGCCAGAGAGGGAAGAAATTTGGTACTGTTATTACGTTCCTCGTCAAAAGCCAGACTCAAAACCAATTCAGCGTGTTCCTATTTCACAAGTGCCGGACCTGACTAACGAGACAACCAGGCTAGTTACTGAAAACAAATATCGAAATGTGGGCAGAGTTTTGGAAACTGATTCAAAGTACGTGAAGTTAGCCAAAACTGGCGGGCGAAAGAACCTGTTATGTTATAAAGAAAACGAACGCGAAAACAGCGGGCCTAAAAGATACGAAGTAGCCGCGTGGTATTACCACGATAGTGACATGGACAAAGAAAATGAACTCAGTGAAGAGGAGAGGCATAACAGATACAACGTTACGTATGGGAAACGGTGTTATAAGATTTCTCAACTTGAAAAACCCATTGTATATCAGCGTCCGGATTATATGACGCATTTGGAATCAGAGGAGTTGATCATGTCGCTGGGCGCATCACATCGCATTCCAGATCGCCCGATCTTCGGCTTCGACAGGTTGTCGTTTTGGAAGCGAGACGAAGAGGAAAAATCGAACAAGCTGCCTCCTTTGGTGGTAAACGAGAATGCGAGGGAAAAATCTGCGCAGCTGGGCTCTCCCAAAAAGTTTGTACCAACGAAGAAGAAGGTGAAGTTGCCAAAGTCCTCTAAGAAATCTCAGCTGTCCAACAATAGAAAATTGTTCAGTTCAGGTTATGCTACAGAATGGCATGAAAAGTGGTACGTGAAGGCCTTAAAGAAATGA
- the LOC131789684 gene encoding carbohydrate sulfotransferase 9 isoform X2, which translates to MRCTLRNLAKLTVVILTVHILVVALYSVLLQPKQQQLHRANLTIGVSQNIEQMKREAQNDLVMKKYRPWNSTACIKQGRGKPIQYVVKHHLIVSERYKTLFCFVPKVACSNWKRIFHVLGGHFNSTEDISHDTSHESGKLRFLRHYSDAIKVNNMLKTYKKIAFVREPMERFLSAYRSKFAPVDPPRRGFYYNIGLNIIKRMRKNSTGLTPDYPTFKEFANFAISTPVSSHDEHWDRQHNLCAPCDMNYDFVGTYDNIKADADAAIMLMGADKEVTFPNVEAAPEGQGSQTKMKTFYSQISQEEFTRLQNIYAKDYEIFGFKKLSYQEIVSS; encoded by the exons ATGCGTTGTACGCTCAGGAACTTGGCAAAACTCACAGTCGTCATTTTGACGGTGCATATCCTCGTAGTCGCTCTTTACTCTGTTCTGCTTCAGCCAAAACAACAGCAATTACACCGAGCAAACCTGACTATTGGCG TTTCCCAGAATATTGAACAGATGAAGAGAGAGGCACAG AACGATCttgtcatgaaaaaatatcGGCCTTGGAATTCGACTGCTTGTATCAAGCAAGGCAGAGGAAAACCAATTCAATATGTCGTCAAGCATCACCTTATCGTGTCCGAGCGTTACAAAACACTCTTCTGTTTCGTTCCTAAAGTAGCATGTAGCAACTGGAAACGAATTTTTCACGTTTTAGGTGGACATTTCAACTCAACGGAAGATATCTCGCACGACACCTCGCACGAATCAGGAAAGTTACGCTTTTTGAGACATTATTCAGATGctataaaagtaaataacatgttgaaaacatacaaaaagatTGCATTTGTTCGCGAACCTATGGAGCGATTTCTGTCGGCCTACCGGAGTAAATTTGCACCCGTTGATCCCCCTAGAAGGGGATTTTACTACAACATCGGCCTGAACATCATCAAGAGGATGCGGAAGAATTCTACAGGGTTAACTCCAGATTATCCCACATTTAAGGAATTCGCAAATTTCGCGATTTCTACGCCTGTTAGCTCTCATGATGAACACTGGGATCGTCAGCATAATTTATGCGCTCCGTGTGATATGAATTATGACTTTGTCGGTACATATGATAATATCAAAGCAGATGCTGACGCCGCTATTATGTTGATGGGAGCTGATAAAGAGGTTACATTCCCAAATGTCGAAGCTGCACCCGAAGGACAAGGATCACAAACGAAGATGAAGACTTTCTATTCGCAAATATCGCAGGAAGAATTCACACGACTGCAGAATATATACGCGAAAGACTATGAAATTTTTGGATTCAAAAAGCTCAGTTATCAAGAAATAGTGAGTTCTTGA
- the LOC131789684 gene encoding carbohydrate sulfotransferase 11 isoform X1 codes for MRCTLRNLAKLTVVILTVHILVVALYSVLLQPKQQQLHRANLTIGADQQILLQLNDGSHQKGNDCDTCTTPLRLQDPTTSGENVSQNIEQMKREAQNDLVMKKYRPWNSTACIKQGRGKPIQYVVKHHLIVSERYKTLFCFVPKVACSNWKRIFHVLGGHFNSTEDISHDTSHESGKLRFLRHYSDAIKVNNMLKTYKKIAFVREPMERFLSAYRSKFAPVDPPRRGFYYNIGLNIIKRMRKNSTGLTPDYPTFKEFANFAISTPVSSHDEHWDRQHNLCAPCDMNYDFVGTYDNIKADADAAIMLMGADKEVTFPNVEAAPEGQGSQTKMKTFYSQISQEEFTRLQNIYAKDYEIFGFKKLSYQEIVSS; via the exons ATGCGTTGTACGCTCAGGAACTTGGCAAAACTCACAGTCGTCATTTTGACGGTGCATATCCTCGTAGTCGCTCTTTACTCTGTTCTGCTTCAGCCAAAACAACAGCAATTACACCGAGCAAACCTGACTATTGGCG CTGATCAGCAAATTTTATTACAACTGAACGATGGATCACATcagaaaggaaatgattgtgATACTTGCACTACCCCATTGCGACTTCAAGACCCCACCACCAGCGGTGAAAATG TTTCCCAGAATATTGAACAGATGAAGAGAGAGGCACAG AACGATCttgtcatgaaaaaatatcGGCCTTGGAATTCGACTGCTTGTATCAAGCAAGGCAGAGGAAAACCAATTCAATATGTCGTCAAGCATCACCTTATCGTGTCCGAGCGTTACAAAACACTCTTCTGTTTCGTTCCTAAAGTAGCATGTAGCAACTGGAAACGAATTTTTCACGTTTTAGGTGGACATTTCAACTCAACGGAAGATATCTCGCACGACACCTCGCACGAATCAGGAAAGTTACGCTTTTTGAGACATTATTCAGATGctataaaagtaaataacatgttgaaaacatacaaaaagatTGCATTTGTTCGCGAACCTATGGAGCGATTTCTGTCGGCCTACCGGAGTAAATTTGCACCCGTTGATCCCCCTAGAAGGGGATTTTACTACAACATCGGCCTGAACATCATCAAGAGGATGCGGAAGAATTCTACAGGGTTAACTCCAGATTATCCCACATTTAAGGAATTCGCAAATTTCGCGATTTCTACGCCTGTTAGCTCTCATGATGAACACTGGGATCGTCAGCATAATTTATGCGCTCCGTGTGATATGAATTATGACTTTGTCGGTACATATGATAATATCAAAGCAGATGCTGACGCCGCTATTATGTTGATGGGAGCTGATAAAGAGGTTACATTCCCAAATGTCGAAGCTGCACCCGAAGGACAAGGATCACAAACGAAGATGAAGACTTTCTATTCGCAAATATCGCAGGAAGAATTCACACGACTGCAGAATATATACGCGAAAGACTATGAAATTTTTGGATTCAAAAAGCTCAGTTATCAAGAAATAGTGAGTTCTTGA
- the LOC131782248 gene encoding carbohydrate sulfotransferase 11-like — translation MRCSFWNVAKVTFVILTVHVLAGAFYSVIYETNRSTNDSQNIKQMKREALIRLLEERYRPWNSSACTKQGRRKPIQYVVKHHLIVSERYKTLFCFVPKVACSNWKRIFHVLEEHFNSSEDITHETSHDSGKLRFLRHYSNATVVDHMLKTYKKIAFVREPMERFLSAYRSKFAPVVPPRKGYYYSIGLDIIRRMRKNSTGLTPHYPTFKEFANYAITTPFSSHDEHWDRQHNLCAPCDINYDFVGIYDNIKADADLALMLMGADEEVTFPNVEAAPEGQGSQTKMKTFYSGISQEEFTRLQNIYAKDYEIFGFKKPSYQEIVNP, via the exons ATGCGTTGTTCGTTTTGGAACGTGGCAAAAGTTACATTCGTCATTCTGACGGTGCATGTCCTTGCAGGGGCATTTTATTCAGTAATTTATGAAACAAATCGAAGTACTAACG attCCCAGAATATTAAACAGATGAAGAGAGAGGCACTG atCAGACTTTTAGAGGAAAGATATCGGCCTTGGAATTCTTCTGCTTGTACCAAGCAAGGTAGAAGAAAACCTATTCAATATGTCGTCAAACATCACCTTATCGTGTCCGAGCGTTACAAAACACTCTTCTGTTTCGTTCCTAAAGTAGCATGTAGCAACTGGAAACGAATTTTTCACGTTTTAGAAGAACATTTCAACTCGTCGGAAGATATCACCCACGAAACTTCGCATGATTCAGGAAAGTTACGCTTTTTGAGACATTATTCAAACGCTACAGTAGTAGATCACATgttaaaaacatacaaaaagatTGCATTTGTTCGCGAACCTATGGAGCGATTTCTGTCGGCCTACCGGAGTAAATTTGCGCCTGTTGTTCCCCCTAGGAAGGGATATTATTACAGCATCGGCCTAGACATCATCAGAAGGATGCGGAAGAACTCTACGGGGTTAACACCACATTATCCTACATTTAAGGAATTCGCAAATTACGCGATTACTACACCTTTTAGTTCTCATGATGAACACTGGGATCGTCAGCATAATTTATGCGCTCCGTGTGATATAAATTACGACTTCGTTGGCATCTATGATAATATCAAAGCAGATGCTGACCTCGCTCTTATGTTGATGGGAGCTGATGAAGAGGTTACATTCCCAAATGTCGAAGCTGCACCCGAAGGACAAGGATCACAAACGAAGATGAAGACTTTCTATTCAGGAATATCACAAGAAGAATTCACACGACTGCAGAATATATACGCAAAAGACTATGAAATTTTTGGATTCAAAAAGCCCAGTTATCAAGAAATAGTGAATCCCTGA
- the LOC131789683 gene encoding pleckstrin isoform X2, protein MDCKEPRKLKEGFLVKKGHVRHNWKTRWFVLHEEMLVYFKKKNQIMYNAGEIPLRGCFLVSPCTEYTKKEGVFRITTKENREYLLQAANEEEREQWTTAIANAVRGLDIKYKHTDTEEVPRSPYPRTAVQFTPTQIRDMVEAMQDADAGIPLNNHLCHKENKTYKICFTGIQMVDWLLKWSFVSSRESGIALASVLLEDAHLQPVGITSKTSFRRKTQFENCDTFLDSSDALYRFSALRFSANEGLELEWSDDSSDSDDEIPRDQCGAIKGNIVKQGFLQKKGHVRHNWKTRKFILCTEPTILFYCRPSKASAPVGRIKLQDIEVKTLKNDEEFSGTDSENGRRKQTAQYTFLLRTRKGIKYIFRAASEEDRMEWVQTLQTVCKNSWSME, encoded by the exons ATGGATTGCAAGGAACCAAGGAAATTGAAGGAGGgttttcttgtgaaaaag GGACATGTTCGTCACAATTGGAAGACAAGATGGTTTGTTTTGCATGAAGAAATGTTGGTGtacttcaagaaaaaaaatcag ataaTGTATAATGCTGGAGAGATTCCACTGAGAGGCTGCTTTTTAGTCTCGCCTTGCACAGAGTACACCAAAAAGGAG GGAGTGTTTAGGATAACAACCAAAGAGAATAGAGAGTACTTACTTCAGGCAGCAAATGAAGAGGAACGTGAACAGTGGACCACAGCAATCGCAAATGCAGTCAGAGGATTAGATATTAAATATAAG CACACTGATACCGAGGAGGTTCCAAGAAGTCCTTACCCAAGGACAGCTGTACAATTCACTCCAACACAAATAAG GGACATGGTGGAAGCAATGCAAGATGCAGATGCAGGAATACCTCTCAACAATCATTTGTGccacaaggaaaataaaacttacaaaatCTGCTTTACTG GGATTCAAATGGTTGACTGGCTTCTTAAATGGTCCTTTGTGTCAAGTCGTGAAAGTGGTATTGCCTTAGCATCTGTGCTGTTGGAGGATGCCCATCTCCAGCCAGTTGGAATAacaagtaaaacatcatttagAAGAAAAACACAATTTGAAAACTGTGACACATTTCTGGATAGTTCAGATGCTCTTTACAGATTT TCTGCTCTGAGATTCAGTGCCAATGAAGGTTTAGAGTTAGAATGGTCGGATGACTCTAGTGATTCTGACGATGAAATTCCACGAGATCAG TGTGGAGCTATCAAAGGAAATATTGTCAAGCAAGGCTTCCTACAGAAAAAG GGCCATGTGCGACACAACTGGAAAACAAGAAAGTTTATCCTTTGTACAGAGCCAACTATCTTATTTTACTGTCGGCCTTCCAAG GCATCCGCGCCAGTTGGACGCATCAAGTTGCAGGACATTGAAGTAAAGACTCTTAAAAACGACGAAGAATTTTCCGGAACCGACAGTGAAAATG GGAGAAGAAAACAGACAGCCCagtatacatttcttttacGAACAAGGAAAGGAATCAAATACATTTTCCGAGCAGCGTCCGAGGAAGACAGAATGGAATGGGTACAAACTCTTCAAACCGTCTGCAAGAACTCTTGGAGTATGGagtaa
- the LOC131789685 gene encoding integrator complex subunit 13-like, with protein sequence MASDKAKAPMKRTVIVLDHSSKFLTLSKQHIDFDGGGKKSKSKGSSSTSSPVFKSSWTCSIEAAVEYCRIVYDIFPNEYLVKVVVSDDDAHVMNSWSHEQQCVPQLLKSFAGLGSPKEDNGENCSMIYGLTSAVQCLYEPPPQNSKTHQTTSSVDTGRIICITNLKNEGHVHALVACATDILEQQNSEVGSSDSVQPIKNVDLIFIHVPLSGDSGKFTEKAPKGSSLLSITISSHKASQLVSKLSIMAQKHFHLKSTTVTGIPMKEEQHSGSSANYDVEIVHSSQVHMEQAVANVFCGDETAPGKKESPGTSKDTVHLKWCTPKTTSAPELQACIGCYRITPVEVNSRPTACLISFLLQGRQVMLEQPKKSGGKLVSHILASHGGDIFIHCLATYRTPMEDPPSISEGCGGRVTDYRINDFGEFMKANRLAPCSWNKKKGKSPLDKGLARLERCTRYWPMVIGETLLCNMMQLLEPLPTLMAKETVTENDVLECKRVIYRVQAMESRNDPLPVSMTGIRGKGPKREEQYRQIWAELETYLEAASRTSKMHEKVLECLRGTSPSSSTTDSPRRETPTDELEKNNHSKLSEVSLSWQEIDRYQSMTEREKTDFNRGDTNNEHFFKRSIASAVTEQTHKRLRTDNQHGMNKQTGRGPGSSLLSMWNSKMNAIAASRHEEFAGRLQSTGNKAELYSNPMDSGSNSSGRGTPVEEWL encoded by the exons ATGGCTAGCGATAAAGCAAAAGCTCCTATGAAGAGAACTGTGATTGTGTTAGATCACAGTTCCAAATTTCTGACGTTGTCTAAGCAGCATATTGACTTTGATGGTGgagggaaaaaaagcaagagcAAAGGTTCCAGCTCGACGTCTTCACCTGTTTTCAAGAGCTCTTGGACATGCAGTATCGAAGCGGCAGTCGAGTACTGTAGAATTGTGTACGATATATTCCCAAATGAGTATCTG GTCAAGGTAGTTGTTTCTGATGATGATGCCCATGTGATGAACTCTTGGTCTCATGAACAGCAGTGTGTTCCACAG CTATTAAAGTCTTTTGCTGGCCTTGGATCCCCTAAGGAAGATAATGGAGAAAACTGTTCCATGATATATGGACTAACATCAGCTGTCCAATGTCTCTATGAACCACCGCCTCAAAACTCCAAAACGCATCAAACAACTTCTTCTGTTGATACAGGAAGGATTATTTGCATCACAAACTTGAAAAA TGAAGGCCATGTCCATGCTCTTGTAGCATGTGCTACGGATATACTAGAACAACAGAACAGTGAAGTGGGTTCAAGTGACAG TGTCCAACCAATCAAGAATGTAGACCTCATTTTTATTCATGTCCCTTTGAGTGGAGACAGTGGAAAGTTTACAGAAAAAGCACCAAAG GGATCATCTTTGCTGTCAATAACCATCAGCTCCCACAAAGCATCTCAGCTGGTTAGTAAACTCAGCATCATGGCACAAAAGCACTTTCATCTGAAGTCTACAACAGTCACAGGGATACCAATGAAA gAAGAGCAGCACTCTGGAAGCTCAGCTAACTATGATGTGGAAATTGTCCATTCCTCTCAAGTGCATATGGAGCAGGCTGTTGCAA ACGTGTTTTGTGGTGATGAAACTGCACCAGGGAAAAAGGAAAGTCCTGGAACATCTAAGGATACTGTTCATCTGAAGTGGTGCACACCCAAGACAACATCTGCACCAG AGCTTCAAGCTTGTATTGGTTGTTATAGGATCACACCAGTAGAG GTCAACAGTAGACCTACAGCATGCCTCATTTCTTTCCTGCTACaag GTCGACAAGTTATGTTAGAGCAGCCTAAGAAGTCTGGTGGAAAACTGGTGTCCCATATTCTGGCAAGTCATGGAG GTGATATTTTTATACATTGCTTAGCGACGTACCGTACCCCAATGGAAGATCCCCCATCCATTAGTGAAGGGTGTGGCGGCCGAGTAACAGACTACAGAATCAAC gattttggTGAATTCATGAAGGCGAACAGACTTGCGCCTTGTTCATggaacaaaaagaaaggaaagtcgCCCCTAGATAAAG GTCTGGCAAGACTGGAGCGCTGTACAAGATACTGGCCCATGGTGATCGGTGAAACACTGCTTTGTAACATGATGCAG CTTTTAGAACCTCTACCAACACTTATGGCGAAGGAGACTGTTACAGAAAATGATGTACTTGAATGCAAAAGA GTTATCTACAGAGTTCAAGCCATGGAAAGTAGGAATGATCCGCTACCAGTGTCTATGACTGGAATCAGAGGAAAAGGACCGAAAAG AGAGGAACAGTATCGGCAGATTTGGGCTGAATTGGAGACTTACCTAGAAGCTGCCAGTAGAACATCCAAAATGCATGAAAAG GTGTTGGAATGCCTACGTGGCACCAGTCCGTCAAGTAGTACCACAGACAGCCCAAGGAGAGAGACACCTACAGATGAACTTGAAA AAAATAATCATTCCAAACTTTCAGAAGTTTCGCTCTCTTGGCAGGAGATTGACAG ATACCAAAGTATGACGGAGCGCGAGAAGACTGATTTCAATCGCGGAGATACAAACAATGAACACTTCTTCAAAAGAAGTATTGCGTCAGCGGTTACGGAGCAGACGCACAAGAGATTGCGTACCGATAATCAACATGGAATGAATAAACAGACGGGTAGAG GCCCAGGAAGTTCTCTTCTCTCGATGTGGAACAGTAAAATGAACGCAATAGCAGCCTCGCGGCACGAGGAATTTGCTGGCAGGCTTCAGTCGACAGGGAACAAAGCCGAGCTTTACTCCAATCCTATGGACAGCGGAAGTAACAGCAG TGGCAGAGGCACACCCGTGGAAGAATGGCTGTAG
- the LOC131789683 gene encoding pleckstrin isoform X1, translating into MDCKEPRKLKEGFLVKKGHVRHNWKTRWFVLHEEMLVYFKKKNQIMYNAGEIPLRGCFLVSPCTEYTKKEGVFRITTKENREYLLQAANEEEREQWTTAIANAVRGLDIKYKHTDTEEVPRSPYPRTAVQFTPTQIRDMVEAMQDADAGIPLNNHLCHKENKTYKICFTGIQMVDWLLKWSFVSSRESGIALASVLLEDAHLQPVGITSKTSFRRKTQFENCDTFLDSSDALYRFSALRFSANEGLELEWSDDSSDSDDEIPRDQCGAIKGNIVKQGFLQKKTGDFFSLTVEFLRFEGHVRHNWKTRKFILCTEPTILFYCRPSKASAPVGRIKLQDIEVKTLKNDEEFSGTDSENGRRKQTAQYTFLLRTRKGIKYIFRAASEEDRMEWVQTLQTVCKNSWSME; encoded by the exons ATGGATTGCAAGGAACCAAGGAAATTGAAGGAGGgttttcttgtgaaaaag GGACATGTTCGTCACAATTGGAAGACAAGATGGTTTGTTTTGCATGAAGAAATGTTGGTGtacttcaagaaaaaaaatcag ataaTGTATAATGCTGGAGAGATTCCACTGAGAGGCTGCTTTTTAGTCTCGCCTTGCACAGAGTACACCAAAAAGGAG GGAGTGTTTAGGATAACAACCAAAGAGAATAGAGAGTACTTACTTCAGGCAGCAAATGAAGAGGAACGTGAACAGTGGACCACAGCAATCGCAAATGCAGTCAGAGGATTAGATATTAAATATAAG CACACTGATACCGAGGAGGTTCCAAGAAGTCCTTACCCAAGGACAGCTGTACAATTCACTCCAACACAAATAAG GGACATGGTGGAAGCAATGCAAGATGCAGATGCAGGAATACCTCTCAACAATCATTTGTGccacaaggaaaataaaacttacaaaatCTGCTTTACTG GGATTCAAATGGTTGACTGGCTTCTTAAATGGTCCTTTGTGTCAAGTCGTGAAAGTGGTATTGCCTTAGCATCTGTGCTGTTGGAGGATGCCCATCTCCAGCCAGTTGGAATAacaagtaaaacatcatttagAAGAAAAACACAATTTGAAAACTGTGACACATTTCTGGATAGTTCAGATGCTCTTTACAGATTT TCTGCTCTGAGATTCAGTGCCAATGAAGGTTTAGAGTTAGAATGGTCGGATGACTCTAGTGATTCTGACGATGAAATTCCACGAGATCAG TGTGGAGCTATCAAAGGAAATATTGTCAAGCAAGGCTTCCTACAGAAAAAG ACtggcgattttttttctctgactgtTGAATTTTTGCGGTTTGAG GGCCATGTGCGACACAACTGGAAAACAAGAAAGTTTATCCTTTGTACAGAGCCAACTATCTTATTTTACTGTCGGCCTTCCAAG GCATCCGCGCCAGTTGGACGCATCAAGTTGCAGGACATTGAAGTAAAGACTCTTAAAAACGACGAAGAATTTTCCGGAACCGACAGTGAAAATG GGAGAAGAAAACAGACAGCCCagtatacatttcttttacGAACAAGGAAAGGAATCAAATACATTTTCCGAGCAGCGTCCGAGGAAGACAGAATGGAATGGGTACAAACTCTTCAAACCGTCTGCAAGAACTCTTGGAGTATGGagtaa